A window of Chiloscyllium punctatum isolate Juve2018m chromosome 37, sChiPun1.3, whole genome shotgun sequence contains these coding sequences:
- the adnpb gene encoding activity-dependent neuroprotector homeobox b: MYQLPVNNLANLRKARKTVKKILTDIGLDYCKDHIEDFKQFEPNDFYLKNTTWDDVSLWDPSSTKLQDYRTKPFCCSACPFASKFFSAYKSHFRNVHSEDFENKILINCPYCPYNADRKTLETHIKIFHVPLWKVPSGGKNAHNEKSKQDGNLKLKHADSVEQAVYYCKKCTYRDPLYDVVRKHIYREHFQHVAAPYVARTGDKSVNGTFSAPNGRDDGTVHCKRCLFIPKTYEALVQHVIEDHERIGYQVTAMIGHTNVVVPRSKPLMLIAPKPHDKSSLAAANYQSIKTSMHQGMGRVSMSKNAQNSAVNLMSSTGRLPPKYAISSMAHNYPLGQQLRLPLPGGLPVSLQQRSQTVKQLISGGNGRQYGVSEQRRPSQMQYNVQSGGLTGNSASSQMSMKQSQYSISQAQRMQGLPTSAVKSLTSPASLSNSAPQGSALAGSAAQKWKICTMCNELFPESVYSIHFEKEHKAEKIQAVANYIQKINSFTSKCLYCNRYLPSETLLNHMLIHGLSCPYCRSTFNDVEKMAEHVRILHIDEEVGPKTESTLTFDLSTQKGSRSNIQLLVTTYSVSESASMENTNYRPQSQNLTFRKPEGQLQQPKPPVKSKIKPDLNSIPQTQIPYKNDVGKTLCPLCFSILKGPISDALAHHLRERHQVIQTIHPVEKKLTYKCIHCLGVYTSNMTASTITLHLVHCRGVGKAQNGQDRSLAHAKATHSPSAMPMKREYEYEYGDFALMKKRKLDGEETVQSFTLGEDKPEEPVVLAIDPKGYEDESYEARKMFLTNYFNKQPYPNRREIEKLAAGLWLWKSDIASHFSNKRKKCVRDCERYRPKVLLGFNMMELRKVKHNMDFGPAWNMLNNKEVDGKDSASLKPNSEKANQKPDKERRILNLGSEKVEETVLDLSSQLEESSYSSLEKMEGSTLSQRALKMKGGALDLSTPMEESPSNVSSEIEGTPLDLSAQMVEQSPSVKSAEMVEASPSYLSSDMVEKSPSNMSSDMVEGSVLDLSSQMVEKSPSNMSSEMVDGSPSNMSSEMVEASPSNMSPDTVEESASNMSPDNVEGNASATCADQDLPPTEMGEIGFQPREERSEMITEELNSDLQKPVLAETATLELKDDESNMEEEQYPEPSLESKDKESESEDSEIFSECKDGASPVEDGLPSSQASDQEDVSAELKQEFWIKRPWTDDASQSEDEQEPTQPSKTKAEVETDRQKWTEGPAEWSGEPFQNEDEKWAKEQPEWKNHSPENEESLSNPLLEWQGNTADSEGEELDQLLDQSNDGLSDNVAEPVCGSSSGVGLSSQPA; encoded by the exons ATGTACCAACTTCCTGTCAACAACCTTGCAAATCTAAGAAAGGCTCGTAAAACAGTTAAAAAGATCCTTACAGATATTGGTTTGGATTATTGTAAAGATCATATAGAG GATTTCAAACAGTTTGAACCAAATGATTTCTACCTGAAGAACACTACATGGGATGATGTCTcactttgggacccttcttctacAAAGCTACAG GATTATCGTACAAAACCGTTTTGTTGTAGTGCTTGTCCATTTGCGTCCAAATTTTTTTCTGCCTACAAGAGCCACTTCAGGAATGTTCACAGTGAAGATTTTGAAAACAAGATTctgataaattgcccatattgtccaTACAATGCTGACAGGAAGACCTTGGAGACCCACATCAAAATCTTTCATGTTCCCCTATGGAAAGTACCCAGTGGAGGCAAGAATGCACACAATGAGAAGTCAAAGCAGGATGGCAATCTTAAACTGAAGCACGCCGATAGTGTGGAGCAAGCAGTCTATTACTGTAAGAAGTGTACCTACCGAGATCCTCTATATGATGTTGTCAGGAAACACATTTATAGGGAACATTTTCAGCATGTGGCAGCACCTTATGTGGCAAGAACAGGAGACAAGTCGGTGAATGGCACATTTTCTGCCCCCAATGGAAGAGATGATGGCACAGTACATTGCAAACGTTGTCTCTTCATACCCAAGACATATGAGGCCTTGGTGCAACATGTTATTGAAGATCATGAACGAATAGGATATCAGGTAACAGCAATGATAGGGCATACTAATGTGGTTGTACCACGATCAAAGCCCTTGATGCTGATCGCACCAAAGCCACATGATAAATCTTCTCTAGCTGCTGCAAATTATCAGAGTATTAAAACTTCAATGCATCAAGGTATGGGCCGTGTATCCATGTCCAAAAACGCACAAAATTCTGCAGTCAATCTTATGTCAAGTACTGGTCGCCTGCCACCAAAATATGCTATTTCATCAATGGCACATAACTATCCTTTGGGGCAACAACTTAGACTCCCACTGCCAGGTGGCTTACCAGTTTCTCTTCAACAGCGGTCACAAACAGTAAAACAACTAATCTCTGGTGGCAATGGAAGACAGTATGGAGTTAGTGAACAGAGGCGCCCATctcagatgcagtataatgttcAGTCAGGAGGCTTGACCGGTAACAGTGCATCTAGTCAAATGTCAATGAAACAGTCGCAGTACAGTATTTCTCAAGCACAAAGGATGCAAGGATTGCCCACCTCAGCAGTAAAATCATTAACTTCCCCTGCAAGCCTTTCTAATTCTGCTCCACAGGGTTCTGCATTAGCTGGTTCTGCTGCTCAGAAATGGAAGATCTGCACAATGTGTAATGAGCTTTTCCCAGAGAGTGTATATAGCATACACTTTGAAAAGGAGCATAAAGCTGAAAAGATCCAGGCTGTAGCTAATTATATTCAGAAGATCAACAGTTTCACAAGCAAGTGTCTTTACTGCAACCGTTATTTGCCCAGTGAAACATTGCTCAACCATATGCTTATACATGGACTGTCATGTCCCTACTGCCGTTCTACTTTCAATGATGTTGAAAAGATGGCTGAACATGTACGAATCCTTCACATTGATGAAGAAGTGGGACCTAAGACAGAATCAACTTTAACTTTTGATTTGTCTACACAGAAGGGTAGTCGCAGTAATATACAACTCCTTGTAACTACATACAGTGTTTCTGAGAGTGCCTCAATGGAAAACACAAACTATCGACCCCAAAGTCAGAATTTAACGTTCAGAAAGCCGGAAGGGCAGTTGCAGCAGCCAAAACCACCAGTTAAATCTAAAATAAAACCAGATTTGAATTCTATACCTCAAACCCAAATACCCTACAAGAACGATGTTGGGAAAACTCTTTGTCCTCTGTGCTTCTCTATTTTAAAGGGCCCAATATCAGATGCTTTGGCTCACCATTTGAGGGAACGACATCAGGTGATACAAACTATTCATCCCGTTGAGAAAAAACTGACTTATAAATGCATTCACTGTTTGGGCGTCTATACAAGTAACATGACTGCCTCTACTATAACACTGCATCTGGTGCACTGTagaggtgttggaaaagcacaaaatGGTCAAGATCGAAGTCTTGCTCATGCCAAGGCAACACACTCTCCGAGTGCAATGCCCATGAAACGTGAATATGAGTATGAATATGGGGACTTTGCTTTAATGAAAAAAAGAAAATTGGATGGTGAGGAAACTGTTCAGAGTTTTACCTTGGGAGAAGATAAACCAGAGGAGCCAGTTGTTTTAGCAATTGATCCCAAGGGCTATGAGGATGAATCCTATGAGGCCAGAAAAATGTTCCTCACAAACTACTTTAACAAGCAGCCCTATCCAAACAGAAGAGAAATTGAAAAGTTGGCAGCTGGCTTATGGTTGTGGAAATCTGATATTGCTTCACACTTCAGCAATAAGAGGAAGAAGTGTGTACGAGATTGTGAGAGATATAGACCTAAGGTATTACTTGGATTTAACATGATGGAATTACGAAAAGTAAAGCACAATATGGATTTTGGACCTGCTTGGAACATGTTGAATAACAAAGAAGTAGATGGCAAAGATTCTGCCAGTTTGAAACCAAACTCAGAAAAAGCTAATCAAAAGCCAGATAAAGAGAGAAGAATTTTGAATCTGGGATCAGAAAAGGTGGAGGAAACTGTTTTGGATTTGAGTTCTCAACTAGAGGAAAGTTCGTATTCAAGCTTGGAAAAGATGGAGGGAAGTACTTTGAGCCAGAGAGCGCTTAAAATGAAAGGTGGTGCTTTAGATTTGAGCACTCCGATGGAAGAAAGTCCTTCAAATGTGAGTTCAGAGATTGAAGGAACACCACTAGATTTGAGTGCTCAAATGGTGGAGCAAAGTCCTTCAGTCAAGAGTGCTGAGATGGTGGAGGCAAGTCCATCATATTTAAGCTCTGACATGGTGGAGAAAAGTCCTTCCAATATGAGTTCTGACATGGTGGAGGGAAGCGTTTTAGATTTGAGTTCTCAGATGGTGGAGAAAAGCCCTTCAAATATGAGCTCTGAGATGGTGGATGGGAGCCCTTCAAACATGAGCTCTGAGATGGTGGAAGCAAGTCCTTCAAATATGAGTCCAGATACAGTTGAAGAAAGTGCTTCAAATATGAGCCCAGATAATGTGGAGGGAAATGCATCCGCTACTTGTGCAGATCAAGATTTGCCACCAACTGAAATGGGTGAAATAGGCTTTCAGCCAAGAGAAGAACGTTCCGAAATGATTACTGAAGAGTTAAATAGTGACTTGCAAAAACCTGTACTTGCAGAAACGGCAACATTGGAATTGAAGGATGATGAATCAAATATGGAAGAAGAGCAATATCCTGAACCATCTTTAGAATCAAAAGATAAAGAATCAGAAAGTGAGGATTCTGAAATATTCTCAGAATGTAAAGATGGTGCTTCTCCAGTTGAAGATGGACTACCATCTTCGCAAGCATCTGATCAGGAAGATGTTTCAGCTGAACTCAAACAAGAATTTTGGATCAAACGACCGTGGACAGATGATGCATCTCAAAGTGAAGACGAGCAGGAGCCCACACAGCCTTCCAAAACCAAAGCTGAAGTAGAAACTGATAGACAGAAATGGACAGAAGGGCCAGCTGAGTGGAGTGGAGAACCATTTCAAAATGAAGATGAAAAGTGGGCCAAAGAACAGCCTGAATGGAAGAATCATTCACCAGAGAATGAGGAAAGTTTATCAAATCCATTGTTGGAGTGGCAAGGTAACACAGCGGATAGTGAAGGTGAAGAGCTTGATCAACTCCTTGATCAGTCAAATGATGGTCTTTCAGATAATGTGGCAGAACCTGTTTGTGGCTCATCCTCTGGTGTTGGGCTAAGTAGTCAGCCTGCATAG